From the Chloroflexus aurantiacus J-10-fl genome, one window contains:
- the rplT gene encoding 50S ribosomal protein L20 yields the protein MARVKRGIMVRKRHKKLLEQAKGYRGARSRHYKVAHEAVMHALADAYRDRRRRKRDFRRLWIMRINAAARLHGTTYSRLINSLKQANIEIDRKMLADLAVRDPQAFARIVEQAQAAVTA from the coding sequence ATGGCTCGTGTAAAGCGTGGCATTATGGTGCGCAAGCGCCACAAGAAGTTGTTAGAGCAGGCAAAAGGGTACCGCGGCGCTCGTAGCCGTCACTATAAGGTTGCCCATGAGGCGGTGATGCACGCACTCGCCGATGCGTATCGCGACCGCCGCCGCCGCAAGCGCGATTTTCGCCGGCTGTGGATTATGCGCATCAACGCGGCTGCCCGACTGCACGGTACGACCTATAGCCGCCTGATCAATAGCTTGAAGCAGGCAAATATTGAGATCGACCGCAAGATGCTCGCCGATCTGGCAGTTCGCGATCCGCAGGCGTTTGCCCGCATTGTCGAGCAGGCACAGGCTGCGGTTACTGCATAA
- a CDS encoding TrmH family RNA methyltransferase produces the protein MALISSPANHHVKWLRSLAESARHRRRERSFVIEGVRLVTDALTAGAEVRLVLYAPDQLATTTAGTALLNRLRHLPHCFPATPAVIVAAADTEQPQGVVAAVTWPELPPRPGLRLVLDAIQDPGNVGTLLRSAAAAGVGLVMCAPGTVDPFNPKVARAAMGAHFLVPLRVSPWETIRAELQSYTVYAADSAGQQPYYAVDWRQPAALIVGNEAHGLSEPARALAHQTITIPMSGSIESLNAGVAGSIILFEALRQQTVAH, from the coding sequence GTGGCGTTGATTTCCAGCCCTGCAAATCACCACGTTAAATGGCTGCGCTCGCTCGCCGAATCGGCCCGCCACCGGCGACGCGAGCGTAGCTTCGTTATTGAAGGTGTGCGCCTCGTTACCGATGCCCTTACTGCCGGTGCTGAGGTGCGCCTTGTGCTCTACGCTCCCGACCAACTGGCAACGACGACCGCCGGCACTGCACTGCTCAATCGCCTCCGTCACCTGCCTCATTGCTTTCCGGCCACTCCCGCTGTTATTGTCGCCGCCGCCGATACTGAACAACCACAAGGCGTTGTTGCCGCAGTGACCTGGCCAGAATTACCGCCCCGCCCTGGTCTTCGGCTGGTCCTGGATGCCATTCAAGACCCTGGCAATGTTGGGACGCTGCTCCGTTCCGCAGCCGCGGCTGGAGTCGGGCTTGTGATGTGTGCCCCCGGTACCGTCGATCCCTTCAATCCCAAGGTGGCCCGCGCCGCAATGGGAGCCCATTTTTTAGTACCATTGCGGGTCTCGCCCTGGGAGACGATACGTGCTGAGTTGCAGTCATACACTGTGTATGCTGCCGACAGCGCCGGTCAACAGCCCTACTATGCCGTCGATTGGCGTCAACCGGCGGCGCTCATTGTTGGCAACGAAGCCCATGGCTTGAGCGAACCTGCACGTGCGCTGGCGCATCAGACGATTACCATCCCGATGAGCGGTTCTATCGAGTCGCTCAACGCAGGGGTGGCCGGCAGCATCATCCTGTTTGAAGCGCTCCGGCAACAGACGGTTGCTCATTAG
- the pheS gene encoding phenylalanine--tRNA ligase subunit alpha, whose product MTTLLDELTTLEQEALTALETVADLSALTEWKSRFIGKQGRLSRLSRGLGALPASERPLVGQRVNALREQLEAAFSAAKERLEAQAVAAELAAERIDVTMPGRRPAVGYVHLTNQILRQVQHIFAEMGFQVWESPEVEYDAFNFSLLNFPDDHPARDMQDTFYVEMPAGAPSVLLRTHTSPGQIHAMRRNAPNPLRVLIPGKVYRNEQVTVRSEMMFHQFEFLAVGRNVTMADLKGTLSFFAERMFGPGTRVRLRPSFFPFTEPSAEMDVTCFLCGGKGCRICKYAGWLEIGGCGMVHPNVLRNGGYDPAEFSGFAGGFGPERVAMLKYGIDDIRWFYSGDQRFVEQFG is encoded by the coding sequence ATGACCACACTGCTCGATGAATTGACAACTCTCGAACAAGAAGCCCTGACCGCGCTTGAGACTGTTGCCGACTTGTCTGCACTCACCGAATGGAAGAGCCGCTTTATCGGCAAACAGGGTCGTCTGTCGCGTCTCAGCCGGGGGCTTGGTGCATTGCCGGCCTCCGAACGCCCACTGGTCGGTCAGCGGGTCAATGCCTTGCGCGAGCAACTCGAAGCAGCGTTCAGCGCTGCGAAAGAGCGCCTGGAAGCACAGGCCGTTGCTGCTGAGCTGGCCGCCGAGCGCATCGACGTTACAATGCCCGGTCGTCGCCCTGCCGTCGGTTATGTCCATCTGACCAACCAGATTCTGCGCCAGGTTCAGCATATCTTTGCCGAGATGGGGTTTCAGGTTTGGGAAAGCCCTGAAGTTGAGTACGACGCATTCAATTTCAGTTTGCTAAACTTCCCCGATGACCATCCGGCCCGCGATATGCAGGACACGTTTTATGTCGAGATGCCGGCTGGCGCACCTTCCGTACTCTTGCGCACCCACACCTCACCCGGTCAGATCCATGCTATGCGCCGCAATGCGCCCAATCCGCTGCGCGTACTCATCCCCGGCAAGGTCTACCGCAACGAACAGGTAACGGTACGCAGCGAGATGATGTTCCACCAGTTCGAGTTTCTCGCGGTTGGGCGGAATGTCACGATGGCTGATTTGAAGGGCACGCTCAGCTTTTTCGCCGAACGCATGTTTGGTCCAGGCACCCGGGTTCGCCTGCGCCCCAGTTTCTTCCCCTTCACCGAACCCAGTGCCGAGATGGATGTGACCTGCTTCCTCTGCGGTGGGAAGGGCTGTCGGATTTGCAAATATGCCGGCTGGCTCGAAATTGGCGGGTGCGGGATGGTACATCCAAACGTGCTGCGCAACGGCGGGTATGATCCGGCAGAGTTCAGTGGTTTCGCGGGTGGGTTTGGCCCCGAACGAGTAGCGATGCTCAAATACGGTATCGACGATATTCGCTGGTTCTATAGCGGCGACCAACGCTTTGTTGAACAGTTCGGATAA
- a CDS encoding DMT family transporter: MNRHRLWLYTVLFAGVLIASTASILIRYAQGTGMSSLSIAAGRLGLAALILTPLALHRSSQEIRHLSRRDVIFGAAAGVFLAIHFASWISSLEYTSVASSAALVSTNPLWVGLASLFLFRERLPWTILVGIALTLIGTIVIGISDSSSSTQSNPLLGNTLALIGAMTASGYLLIGRDLRRRLSTMAYIWLVYTSAAVVLVIWTLISGQQFLGFPPQAYLFVLGLALGPQLLGHTAFNYALSGLSATYVAVAILGEPIGSSLLAFLLFGETVAFLQFVGIALLLVGIVIASIAEQQAPESTARQTAENQTA, from the coding sequence ATGAATCGACACCGCTTGTGGCTGTACACCGTGCTCTTCGCCGGGGTTCTGATCGCGTCAACGGCATCAATCCTGATTCGTTACGCTCAGGGCACCGGCATGTCGTCGCTGAGCATCGCTGCCGGACGATTGGGATTGGCCGCCCTGATTCTGACGCCACTGGCGTTGCACCGTTCTAGTCAGGAAATTCGCCACCTATCGCGCCGCGATGTGATCTTTGGCGCAGCAGCAGGTGTCTTTCTGGCGATCCACTTCGCCAGTTGGATTAGCTCACTCGAATATACGTCGGTAGCAAGCAGTGCGGCACTCGTCTCAACCAATCCACTCTGGGTTGGGCTGGCCTCACTCTTTTTGTTTCGCGAACGGTTGCCCTGGACAATCCTGGTTGGGATTGCCCTCACCCTGATTGGCACCATTGTGATCGGCATTAGCGATAGCAGCAGTTCGACGCAGAGCAATCCCTTGCTCGGCAATACACTCGCGTTGATCGGTGCGATGACGGCCAGCGGTTATCTGTTGATTGGGCGCGATCTCCGTCGCCGCCTTTCGACGATGGCCTACATCTGGCTGGTATACACCAGTGCTGCCGTCGTGTTGGTGATCTGGACATTGATCAGTGGACAGCAGTTTCTCGGCTTTCCCCCGCAGGCATATCTCTTTGTACTCGGTCTGGCACTCGGCCCACAACTCCTTGGGCACACTGCTTTTAACTATGCGCTCAGCGGTTTATCGGCCACGTATGTCGCCGTCGCCATTCTCGGTGAGCCAATCGGATCGTCGCTACTCGCGTTTCTTCTCTTCGGTGAGACCGTTGCCTTCTTACAGTTTGTCGGAATTGCCCTGTTGCTCGTCGGGATTGTGATCGCTTCTATCGCCGAACAGCAGGCTCCGGAAAGCACTGCCCGACAGACTGCCGAGAATCAGACTGCGTAA
- a CDS encoding sugar phosphate isomerase/epimerase family protein has protein sequence MLIGLSALSFSYRCGLIGRGTPRAVSHPLDIEGVMALASRAGLQSVEFPLSLLPDLSPGRLSALRERLTLCGLTPVADSDIVDVDTLRAHIPAAAMIGAHVLRVLISPVLEGYRRPFTTDWPAHLADVTDRLRAVIDLAAEHNIILAVENHQDATSADLAAICAAVDSPHIGVCFDAVNCLVVGETPYAALERLGPLIRNVHLADYETYPTTQGWRLVRCALGEGDLDIRRLFHLIEHYAPDVACQIELVSHSARHVRILDDDWWQGYPPCDVREVLPVLRLFAQTMRLRDDDWRTPWERGAGEEQISLYEDQQYATSIAYLRTIGILPRL, from the coding sequence GTGTTGATCGGTCTTTCCGCTTTGAGTTTTAGCTATCGTTGTGGTTTGATCGGGCGCGGCACGCCCCGTGCGGTTAGCCATCCGCTCGATATTGAGGGTGTGATGGCCCTGGCCAGCCGTGCCGGTCTGCAGAGCGTTGAATTTCCTCTCAGTCTGCTTCCCGATCTGTCGCCAGGTCGACTCAGCGCTCTGCGCGAACGGCTCACGCTATGCGGTCTGACCCCGGTCGCCGATAGCGATATTGTTGATGTTGATACGCTGCGTGCCCATATTCCGGCGGCAGCCATGATCGGCGCTCACGTCTTGCGCGTGCTGATCAGCCCGGTGCTGGAAGGGTACCGACGACCCTTTACCACCGACTGGCCTGCCCATCTGGCCGATGTGACAGATCGGTTACGGGCAGTTATCGATCTGGCTGCCGAACACAATATTATATTGGCCGTTGAAAATCACCAGGACGCGACCAGCGCCGATCTGGCCGCTATATGCGCAGCGGTAGATAGCCCGCACATTGGGGTCTGCTTTGATGCTGTGAATTGTCTGGTAGTGGGTGAAACGCCGTATGCAGCCCTTGAACGCCTGGGACCGCTGATCCGCAATGTCCATCTCGCCGACTACGAGACCTACCCGACGACGCAGGGCTGGCGATTGGTACGCTGCGCACTGGGTGAAGGTGATCTCGATATTCGTCGTCTCTTTCATTTAATCGAGCACTATGCCCCTGATGTTGCCTGCCAGATCGAACTGGTCAGCCATAGCGCCCGTCATGTGCGCATTCTCGACGATGACTGGTGGCAGGGGTATCCACCGTGCGATGTGCGAGAAGTCTTGCCGGTGTTACGACTCTTCGCGCAGACAATGCGCCTGCGCGATGACGACTGGCGTACTCCGTGGGAGCGTGGTGCCGGTGAAGAGCAGATCAGTCTCTACGAAGATCAGCAGTATGCCACCTCGATTGCGTATCTGCGTACAATAGGCATTCTTCCTCGCCTGTGA
- a CDS encoding right-handed parallel beta-helix repeat-containing protein, translated as MPARNRGSGIYISSSGNTVRNCSIGLTLDGSVPPDTLRNRNGIVISGSAAGNNQIGAANQPNTIAGNTVNGIVISNASDNRIQGNRIGVLFTTATVVRPNGGFGVQILSDTTIDPNGRAERNLIGGTENSERNIIGGNGLSGVLISGSRTLTTTIASNLIGVNLEAETGLGNNGDGVRIEDGAQATRIGSTNQTQPLVIGGNSGAGIRIHANGGAAPSNTTIDGYVVVGLSRSGINARPNTQGGIYLTESAGTTTIGSSATTLRIGWNGGPGIWIGPGISDVTITNAFVGALPGGILAANNGGVAINGATNVTMTASTVAANTAYDLQIANASNVSLDGNLIGLHADGRSVAGSVTAGISVTNSTNVTIGNTTGNVIAAANGPGIDISGSSSVSITVRANILGLRRDTTGDAYSVAAAHAGPAIRITDAAQISVAGNVIGGNGSAAGIELTNVQSATLTQNQIGWINDPGGGTTPLARPAGVGIALTNVTTATLSGNLLRLNTDDGVRLTDSSAVIIDNANAIEENGGDGVQVGGNSRNVRITGNRIRANTGYAVLVTDTAQRVGITQNQMAANSAGGIHLANTTLYSGTGADPDQSLNRPNHSIDPPFDIQVSQDGIITGRVFTSTAEREEDLVPVSACAGCTIQVYSPNPDLPSADGQGWQQLQVVVNGNTRADINQVSASGVFNAQMLDAPATYRQLIFAATDQFGNTSPFHIFTPTVDLRLIPLDPVQQSAAPGSSISYRLQLENHGTLQINRIRLSTSGTLSGWTVATDPAERFSLPPGGTRQITITLTLPTGTHPSIQVPITDTTTLSLTAPAMSAITQTLRTEVQALPVLAASPLTGAATVLPSDSYIYRHQITNNGNVTVPIDISATTADLVGLDTYNTTVLTPSVTLAPGASTEIAVRITVPTGAQTTTPSGNPVRATTVITATPRGFGSQAITMTDTTTVGLRYAAELRSSYEQDVRAGREVVFLHTLRNTSNGRATFQLNFAASRGSTLIAFESATSGVTISGNRVTLDNIADSGKINQIVLRVRVQISELILPGSRETLRIWVSIPDTTEPLSGAEVQDVAVVRDSSGVLVPAIWVPLVMN; from the coding sequence ATGCCGGCACGTAACCGCGGCAGTGGTATCTACATCAGCAGTAGCGGCAATACGGTGCGTAATTGCAGCATCGGGTTAACACTCGACGGTTCTGTGCCACCAGACACCTTGCGTAACCGCAATGGGATTGTGATTAGCGGTAGTGCTGCCGGTAATAATCAGATCGGCGCGGCCAATCAACCAAACACGATTGCCGGTAATACGGTAAACGGGATTGTCATTAGCAATGCCTCAGACAACCGTATCCAGGGTAACCGGATCGGTGTCCTCTTTACCACTGCCACTGTCGTTCGTCCAAACGGTGGCTTCGGTGTCCAGATTCTGAGCGATACAACGATTGACCCCAACGGACGCGCCGAACGCAATCTTATCGGTGGTACAGAGAACTCTGAACGTAATATTATCGGTGGTAATGGCCTGAGTGGGGTGTTGATTAGCGGCTCCCGAACCCTGACGACAACCATTGCCAGTAATTTGATCGGGGTGAATCTGGAAGCCGAAACCGGTCTCGGCAACAACGGCGACGGCGTGCGGATTGAAGATGGTGCTCAGGCCACCCGCATCGGTAGTACGAACCAGACCCAACCCCTGGTGATCGGTGGCAATAGCGGGGCCGGCATTAGAATCCACGCCAACGGTGGTGCGGCACCATCCAACACCACGATTGATGGCTACGTTGTTGTTGGCTTGAGTCGGAGCGGTATCAATGCTCGACCAAACACACAGGGCGGCATCTATCTCACTGAGAGTGCCGGTACCACGACAATTGGTAGCAGTGCGACTACCCTGCGTATCGGCTGGAATGGTGGGCCGGGTATCTGGATAGGGCCGGGAATAAGTGACGTCACTATTACCAACGCCTTTGTCGGTGCGCTGCCCGGCGGTATTCTGGCTGCCAACAATGGCGGCGTGGCGATCAACGGTGCCACCAATGTCACGATGACCGCTTCTACCGTAGCCGCAAACACCGCTTACGATCTCCAGATCGCGAACGCCAGTAATGTCTCGCTCGATGGCAATCTCATCGGTCTCCACGCCGACGGGCGGAGTGTTGCCGGGAGTGTCACCGCCGGTATTTCGGTGACGAATAGCACGAATGTGACCATCGGTAACACCACCGGCAATGTCATTGCGGCAGCAAACGGCCCCGGCATCGACATCAGTGGTAGTAGCAGTGTGAGCATTACCGTGCGCGCCAACATTCTTGGTCTGCGCCGTGATACGACCGGTGACGCCTACAGCGTCGCTGCCGCCCATGCCGGCCCGGCCATCCGCATCACCGATGCTGCGCAGATCAGCGTTGCCGGCAATGTGATCGGCGGCAATGGTAGCGCCGCCGGCATTGAGCTGACCAATGTCCAATCGGCGACGCTTACCCAAAACCAGATCGGCTGGATCAATGATCCGGGTGGCGGTACCACACCGCTTGCCCGCCCGGCAGGGGTTGGTATTGCCTTAACGAACGTAACAACTGCAACCCTCAGCGGCAATCTGCTGCGGCTGAATACGGACGACGGTGTTCGCCTGACCGACTCAAGCGCCGTGATCATTGACAACGCGAACGCAATTGAAGAGAACGGTGGCGATGGGGTGCAGGTTGGTGGCAATAGTCGGAATGTGCGGATTACCGGCAACCGCATTCGCGCCAATACCGGCTATGCGGTGTTGGTGACCGATACCGCCCAACGAGTGGGTATCACCCAAAATCAGATGGCGGCCAACAGCGCAGGTGGCATCCATCTCGCCAATACAACCCTGTACAGTGGCACAGGCGCCGATCCAGACCAGAGTCTCAATCGGCCCAACCACAGCATTGATCCACCTTTTGATATTCAAGTTTCCCAGGATGGCATCATCACCGGTCGTGTCTTCACCAGCACCGCCGAACGAGAAGAAGACCTTGTCCCTGTTTCGGCCTGCGCCGGCTGCACGATCCAGGTCTATAGCCCCAATCCCGACCTGCCCAGCGCCGACGGTCAGGGATGGCAACAGCTTCAGGTGGTGGTCAACGGCAACACCCGCGCCGACATTAATCAGGTCAGCGCGAGTGGGGTCTTCAATGCCCAAATGCTTGACGCGCCGGCCACCTATCGTCAACTAATCTTTGCCGCAACCGATCAGTTTGGCAATACCTCACCATTTCACATCTTTACACCAACGGTCGATTTACGCCTGATCCCGCTCGATCCGGTGCAGCAAAGCGCAGCACCCGGCAGCAGCATCAGTTATCGGCTGCAACTTGAGAATCACGGTACGCTTCAGATCAATCGCATTCGACTGAGTACCTCTGGCACCCTGAGCGGCTGGACTGTTGCTACCGACCCGGCTGAGCGCTTTTCATTACCACCCGGTGGCACTCGCCAGATCACTATAACCCTGACTCTGCCCACCGGTACCCATCCCTCGATCCAGGTACCAATTACCGACACCACGACGCTCTCACTCACTGCACCGGCAATGAGCGCAATCACACAAACGCTCAGGACGGAAGTACAGGCATTACCGGTTTTGGCTGCCAGCCCACTTACCGGTGCTGCCACCGTTCTCCCTTCAGACTCCTACATCTATCGCCACCAAATCACCAATAACGGCAACGTCACCGTACCGATTGATATTAGCGCGACGACTGCCGATCTGGTTGGTCTCGACACCTACAACACGACGGTACTCACCCCATCGGTCACCCTGGCACCGGGAGCCAGTACCGAGATTGCCGTGCGCATTACTGTGCCTACGGGTGCTCAGACGACAACCCCCAGCGGTAATCCGGTACGTGCGACAACCGTTATTACCGCCACGCCGCGCGGATTCGGCTCCCAGGCGATCACGATGACCGATACCACTACTGTTGGCTTACGCTATGCTGCTGAACTGCGCAGCAGCTACGAGCAAGATGTCCGTGCCGGGCGCGAGGTTGTCTTCCTGCACACCTTGCGCAATACAAGCAATGGCCGCGCCACCTTCCAGCTCAATTTTGCCGCCAGCCGTGGCAGTACCCTGATCGCGTTCGAGTCGGCAACCAGCGGTGTCACCATCAGCGGCAATCGGGTGACTCTCGATAACATCGCCGATAGCGGCAAGATCAATCAGATCGTGCTGCGGGTCAGAGTGCAGATTAGCGAACTGATCTTGCCGGGCAGTCGTGAAACCCTGCGCATCTGGGTTTCGATTCCCGACACAACTGAGCCACTGAGTGGTGCAGAAGTGCAGGATGTTGCGGTCGTTCGCGATTCATCAGGTGTTCTGGTGCCGGCCATCTGGGTACCGCTGGTCATGAACTAG